In Campylobacter massiliensis, the DNA window GACAAACTCTAACGTCTGTAGACAAAACTCCTTTAAGTATTCGGGTCTATCTCCGTCAAAAATAGAGGCTAGCTCGCGCTCTACTTTATTCTCGTCTATCCGGATAATTAACCGCCCCTCTTCGTCCATACGCCTAGGGTTAAAAATTTGCGGGTTATTCTTTGATAAAGCCACCCTGCTAGCTTCGTAAAAAGCATTCATATTTTTCATCATTAATCTCCTTGTAATAGTTTTTCCATTTCCTCGCACTCGGCGCGCTCGGTTTCGCTCATCCTCTGTAATTCAAATTCGTATAGCTTATCGCACGCTTTATGATACTCCTCCAATAACTCGCTTTTTTCCTCTTTGGTTTCTTTGAGCTGTAGCCTTAGCTCTTTTAGCTCGTCGTTCAAAGCTCCCACCATAACGCTCAAAGCTTCTTTTTTGTCGGTTACGCAAGCTAGCGAGCAATAAAGCCCGTATGCTGCGTCGTAAATGGCTTTATGCGTTAAGTTATCAGCTCCGCCCGCTCTTTCCACAAGGAGCTTATTAAAGCCCTCTTTGCTGTCGTCTTTTGGCGCAAATAAAATCATTTCTTTTTCTCCTTTTTTTTGTTCTTGGTTTTTGCTATCCAGCTCCACATTTTCTACATAATCCCAAAAAATGCCCTGGTTGAGCGCGTGGGCTTCATCTGCTAGTTCGTCGATAGTTTTAAAACCTAAATGTGTAGCCCTTACGGCTCTTTTCAGGCTTTCAAATCTATCTTTTAAAAATCTAACTTGCTCCTCTAACTCTGTGATGTGGGCGTCGGTATGGGCTAAAATCATTTCTTTGCTCCTTTCATTTTCTCGTCAATGTAGCCTTGGGTAGCTATTGCAGCTCCGCCTATTAGCGTCGATAGAAAATAATTTACGTTCTGCTCCGCTTTCTCGTTTGTTCCTACGGCTTTCTGATAATGCGGCAAAGCCTCTACGAGGTATGCTATTGCGCAAAGCGCATCGGGTAATTCATTCTCTACGTCGAATGCATCGTCAAAACTTAGTGTCATTTGGGCTCCTTTAAAAGTATTTTGTTGTATTTATAATTTAATTATACAACATTTTACGATATAAGTCAATACTTAATACAACTTTTAGCAATAATTCTATAAAATAATACAACTAAATGAGATATGGAGTTCAAGAAATGAATAAAGAGAATTTTAGTGAAGAATTAAAAAAACTGAATATAACCAAAAAAGAATTTGCCGACATGTGTGGAATTTCTTATATGACAGTAAATAATTGGAATGATGAAAATAGACCTATTCCGGCTTGGGTCGATAGCTGGATACAAAACTACAAATTTAAAAACTTCTATGATGTCGTAAAAACGGAATTTGATAAACAAAAGGATATTTGATGTTTTACTTCCCGCAAAACGCTAGCGTATTTGTTTTTTTGTTCGTTATGTTTGTAGCTTATAGAATTTACAAAAATATGTCCAAAAATAGCGCTTTGCGCGATGCCGAGCTTAAAAGCGTGAAA includes these proteins:
- a CDS encoding helix-turn-helix domain-containing protein: MNKENFSEELKKLNITKKEFADMCGISYMTVNNWNDENRPIPAWVDSWIQNYKFKNFYDVVKTEFDKQKDI